A genomic segment from Diospyros lotus cultivar Yz01 chromosome 5, ASM1463336v1, whole genome shotgun sequence encodes:
- the LOC127801721 gene encoding protein SMALL AUXIN UP-REGULATED RNA 12-like has protein sequence MAMRKSNKLAQTAVLKQILKKWSSLGLKKLQEEEELPVDVPKGHFVVYVGENRSRYIVPISFLTHPEFQCLLQLAEEEFGFHHDMGLTIPCEEVVFRSLTAMLRC, from the coding sequence atggCGATGAGGAAATCAAACAAGCTGGCGCAGACGGCGGTGCTGAAGCAAATCCTGAAGAAATGGTCGAGCTTGGGGCTTAAGAAATTACAGGAAGAGGAGGAGCTGCCGGTGGACGTGCCGAAAGGGCACTTCGTAGTGTACGTGGGGGAGAACAGGAGCAGATACATAGTCCCCATCTCCTTCCTCACTCACCCGGAGTTCCAGTGCCTTCTCCAGCTAGCCGAGGAAGAGTTCGGCTTCCACCACGATATGGGCCTCACCATCCCTTGCGAAGAAGTCGTCTTCCGATCCCTAACTGCAATGCTCCGATGCTAG